TCAAATATATACTGCGCACTACAAATAATAAATGTTtgtcttttaatatttatacagAACTCGGAAGGCGCAaggaaaaatatttcttatttttttgtaggaaattaaaaagttaataaaaatTGCGATAAATGCTTACGATAATGACGTTGAAAACCAAGTTGATGCTGGAATAGTTGGGAATGCCACTTTTGAAGCTGACGATCAGTTAGAACATTTGAGCACTATGCGCGAGGCGCTTTTTTCCCAAGATGGCTGGGGCTGTCAGCATGTCAACCAGGATACCAATTGGGAAGTCCCCAGTTCGCCAGAACCAACCAATAAAGATGCGGCCGGACCACCAATGTGGAAGCCAAGCATTAACAATGGAACTGATCTTTGGGAATCCAATTTAAGAAACGGTGGTCAGCCGACCGCTCAGCAAGTTCCAAAGCCGTCGTGGGGTCACACACCATCCTCTAATCTAGGCGGAACGTGGGGAGAGGACGACGATGGGGCCGACAGCAGTAGTGTGTGGACAGGAGGATCGGTTAGCAACGCCGGATCTGGATCGGCAGTGGGAGTGAACCAAGGCGGAGTTAATGTTGGCCCAGGTGGTGTAGTCTCATCTGGAGGACCTCAGTGGGGACAAGGTGTGGTGGGCGTCGGACTTGGATCAACTGGTAAGTGTAAGGCTTTAGGTAACAAATACATCGTGATATTATTAgactattattttaattatgtaCAGTGGTGCTCATAGACTTAAGCCACTGCCATTACCATAAACTGTTTtcttaataacttttttgaaaGAAAATCACCCATCAACAGCTCCGCTCTTCTTAAGCAGAAAGGTAATCCCACTCAATATTGaagtaaatttattaaaagtatAAGGAATGTtgggaaaattttaactttttcAACCAATATGTTCCAGGTGGCTTAAGTATGTGAGCAGGACATTTTGAAGATGGTCTCagattttttaagtttttcgttGAATATCTATTTTTATAACTTGGTTATTCTTCTATTAGAACACTGATATATAGAACTAATGTGACACAAAAAATTGGAGCTGTAAAATATAAACTTTTCTTAATTTTCGTTTAAATTTTTGGTTAAAGTCTTGTGGCTTAAGTATATGAGCACCAGTGTATGTACACCAATGTGTAGGCAATTCTTCTTTGTGCTACAAAATGGTCATTTTTTGCAATATTTGTATTCTGTTTGTAAGGGTAAGTAGGGTTACATATCctttaactaaaataaaagtggTTGTGGGCGTAATGCTGATGGGTGCtattcttttgtgttcttgtttTAGGTAAATactaataattattttaaagaattctACGATTCAACTTAACTTATCTTCTGCATTGCTTTTATAAATTAGCTTGTGAatgtcgtttttttttatcattacCCATTATCATGACCCATTGGGAACActattttacttttttgacaaatgcatcgaaattttaaaaaccatcCGCATTGAGGGCGACACCAATTTTAGTTTAGTTAATAGATATGTAACCCTACTTACCCTTTCaaacagaataaaaatattgcaaaaaattaCCATTCCGTAGCACAAAGAAAAATTGCCAACACAttggtgctatttttgttggcGCAGCCAAAAAAAACACATGTAAGCTACATAATTGAATTGTGGCTCATAAAGTGTTAAGTGCTCGAAACAATTACTTACTTATCTTGGTAAGTTCCTGTGAATCAAACCACTCGGGACATCTACAAGTTTAATTCtcctttttattttcagttAAGTTATTATAAGTTAAAGTTAAGTCTTAttgtacccgttactcgtagagtgaaAGGTAAAATGTAACAGGACAAGGAaacgttttcgaccccataaagtatatatattctggatcaggatcactagcagagtcgaactagccatgtccgtctgtccgtatgaacgctgagatctcggaaattaAAATAGGCAGAAAGTTGGGACTTTGCTTGCAAATTCTTGAGCTTCCTGCgaagcgcaagtttgtttcagcagggtgccacgcccactctaacgcccataacgctataACCAGTCTAGCGCCTACATTTTTGAAGAAAAAAAATGGGATTTTGTTCTTACTATCAATACCCATATACATGCCAAAAATGATTGAAATCGGACCactcattaaaaagttattacCAAATAGtaatcaatattttgcaattcaaTCGAGATTGCACACCACTTGCAGCAAATCAGCTGTTATCACTAATACGTCACCAAGCCGCTAGGGGCGCTATAGTCTAGTTGGCGCTATAGAAGAAGAGTGGTGTGTTAGTGAAAAAAGCTGAATTGTTTTAAGCATATCTCACTCCCTCTTGCAATTCCTTaggctgagtaacgggtatttaaTAGTCGAGGACATCGACTATGAAGTTTTCTCTTGTTAACTTTTTAATTCGGGTACATTCGATGAGATTTTGTTGTATTCTAGGAGGTAACGGATCAAGCAATTTATCTGGATCGACTGGAGTCGTCGCAGGTGGCAGCGGAAACTCAAGCAATACTGGCAATGGTTGGGGAGATCCTCGCGAAATTCGACCTTTGGCTGGAGGCGGATCGATGGACATTCGAAACGTTGATCATCGCGGCGGTAACGGTTCTGGTGGAACTTCGAGCGACCCCCGCGACATCCGAATGATCGATCCACGTGATCCCATTCGAGGAGATCCCCGTGGAATATCCGGTCGTCTTAATGGAACATCGGAAATGTGGGGGCATCATCCGCAAATGTCGCACAACcaaatacaaaatatgaatAAAATGGTTGGCCAAAGTGTGGCAACTGCTAGTACGAATGTTGGAGGGACATCAGGCCCGGGTATCGGACCGGGCGGTCCTGGTCCTGGTCCTGTATCAAGCAGTATCCCAACACAGTGGGGGCCATCCCAAGCGGTAGGCGTTGGTGTAAGTGGTCCCAAAGACATATCGAAGCAGATTAGTGGATGGGAGGAACCATCGCCACCGCCCCAGCGACGCAGTATTCCTAATTACGACGATGGCACATCCCTGTGGGGTCAGCAAACTCGTGTTCCCGGTGCAAGCGGTCACTGGAAAGACATGACTGATTCAATTGGCCGTGGTGGTCATCTGATGCGTGGTCAAAACCAGTCGGGTGGCATCGGTATCGCAGGAGTTGGCAATAGCAATGTTCCAGTTGGAGCCAATCCCAACAATCCTATGAATAGTGTAGTTGGACCCCAGGCTCGCCTACCATCTGTGGGAGGCGTGCAACACAAGCCAGACGGAGGAGCCATGTGGGTGCACTCGAACAATGTTAGCGGCAGGAACAACGTAGCTGCTGTCAACACTTGGGGAGATGACACTCACAACGTCAGTGTGGGTGCCCCCAGTGGTGGAGGTGTATCCAGCAATAATTGGGTGGATGATAAGTCGAACGCAACACTGGCTCAAAACTCTTGGAGCGACGCAGCACCAGTTGGAGTTGGATGGGGCAACAAGCAAAGCAAACTGCCGGCCACTAGCACATCGTCTGGTTGGAGCACTGGGGCAGGTGTAGGCGTGGTGGATGGCGTTGACCTAGGATCTGAATGGAACTCACATGGAGGGCTAATTGGAAAATCTCAGCAACAGCAAAAACTAGCGGGACTTAATGTGGGAATGGTAAGCGTTATCAACGCAGAGATGATAAAGCAGAGCAAACAATATCGGATTCTTGTTGAGAACGGATTTAAAAAGGAAGATGTGGAGCGCGCATTAGTGACTAGCAATATGAACATCGAAGAAGCAGCCGATATGCTGCGTACCAACTCATCTTTGGCCATGGATGGTTGGCGCCGGCATGACGAGTCATCCCTTGGCTCATATTCCGACCACACGAGTTCAACAAGCAGCGGTGGATTTGCTGGTCGTTACCCAGTTAGCAGTGGACAACCTTCAATATCTTTTCCTCACGTAAGTTTTCTTACAACTACTACATTGTGTTTGGTTTGCGAAAACAATGAAGATTGCTtgagtcgagtgcctcgactcaGACACCCGTTACCCAGCTTAAAGGAGCgcaagggagatggagatacgCAAGGAGTAAAGCGACTTTTTCCGAGATTGCGTGGTGCCGCTTAGCGGCGAATAATTAGATTTTAACAAATTGTAGATAGGAATTGATAACTGAAACAAAAACCCTTTTACATCTTGACAATATCTTTTAAATATCGGCAACAGACAAATTTTAGTGTTATAGGCGGTTTTGTAAGCGTTATGGTGGGcgtgtcaatttttttttgctctatcgataagtattgatttaatttgtattctagcatttGCCCTTTAGGTATCACAgttttgggaggtttgtgggcgtggcaccctgcatAAATAAGCTAGCTCTGCGTTacaattttgaaatatttttaaaattttaaaagggAATTGGTTCTGACTATCAATACTCCGTGCCAAAAATGGTTTATGGGGAGATATACATGTAAATCGAAATTATTTGACCAAACAATTTTTTTGCTTTACAAAATAGTATATCATATGGACTATACGTTTTGAAAATTTTAAGTTTGAATTCGAACGATAAGTACCTCAAATCGAGCATGAAGGCGAGGAACTAAAACTGGCTCACATACGCATTGAAAACGTTAAACTGCTTTTTCTTCActtaatttttgtgtttttttttcttttttatgaACCTGATTCACAAAAATTTAGGCAACATATCGAAGTGAGTTAAAGCTGATTCTCATTAGTAATAAATTACATTCTATTTTAACCTTTGAACTACATTTAAACATTTCCGCAGTGCTACGATGATTGCTTAATtatttcctttaaaaaaaTCACGAAAAATACCTTCATTTCAATCGTTTACAAGTATATTCCCCTAAGTCGGAGCATTCTATAAAGCAAGTTAAAAACAGTCGATGGGCTGCAtacatatctccatctcccttgcACTCCCtttatctaatagtcgaggccgtcgactgtagcgttcttttttgttttgtttaataaTTCTCTGGCTGGCAAATGTGGCATGGTTGGTAAAAATTCAtatatgtttatttaaaaatattttcttttgcaGAATAACCTTATGAATAACATGGGTGGTACTGCCGTTACTGGAGGAGGAAACAATAATGCAAGCATGACAGCTTTGCAAGTGCAAAAGTATTTGAATCAAGGCCAACACAGCGTTACTGTAGGACCGCAAAACGTTGGCAACACTCCTGCCGTATCCGTCGGATTTGGTCAGAACACGTCCAACGCAGCAGTGGCAGCAGCAGCTTCCGCAAATATAGCAGCAAATACAAACAATCAACCATCGGGTCAACAAATTCGCATGCTTGGCCAGCAGATTCAGTTGGCCATTCATAGTGGTTTCATATCTAGTCAGATATTGACTCAACCGCTTACACAAACTACCCTTAATCTATTAAATCAACTCCTTAGCAATATTAAGGTAACTTTATACTTAACAGATGTTACATGTGGTTTATCTAATGCAGTTTATCaaaacatacatttttaaacttttgcaAAAAGTATTACAATGTCTTTAGTGACCCTATAAACGTtataaattcttgatcagcatcaacGCCGAAACGGTCTAGccatgaccgtctgtccgttcgCCCTTTTGTCTCTTCGCGAATAAGTTTCGCAGTTAATTGCACGATCCAAAAAGTCTTATATTTATTGCAGGAAAGGGAAACTTTATCCTATAGCTCTCATAGGCATTACCgcagtaaaattaaaattctgtgggttatacaattttttaagatttcGTTTTTGCTTTGCGTTTTCTTATAAACAAGAATTAATGCCGAAATAGATAGACCCTTGCagaattgtttttaaatatacaaCGGTATGATTTTAATTGCATGATATGGTATaatctgcaagggtatataaactTTGGATTGTCGAAGTTAGCTaccttttttgtttaatatcgGATAACCCTTTATCGATCGCTTTAAGTGTAGGTACGCATATCATATAACCACTTAacatattatttgaatgttcttaattttcttttctgaattaaaatattttctttcagCACCTCCAAGCAGCTCAGCAATCCCTTGCTCGCGGAGGAAACGCAAATCCAATGGCAGTGAATGTGGCTATATCTAAATACAAGCAGCAAATTCAGAATTTACAGAACCAAATAAATGCACAACAGGCTGTCTATGTGAAACAGCAGAATATGCAACCGACTtcgcaacaacagcaacagccccagcaacagcaacatcccTCTGTACATTTAAATAACTCAGGCAACGACTATTTAAGAGGTCACGATGCAATAAATAATTTGCCAAGCAATTTTTCTGAGCTCAATATAAACAAGGTAAGACCAAATAACAATTTAGTTGTTCAATACTAAGAGATTTTTAGGAGATTCCCGTCGGATAACGTCCCTGGGAGACATGGGTTTCTCGAGCGTCAATGTGAGAGCTAACTCTGACAGACACCTATCACATACACTGGTTggcataagtattttgacGAAACAAAAGTtatactcataatttgaacttacttcttgtaaactttggcatcaatggataggaaatttaaatgccgtttaaatgatacaatacatttcttaacttattcagtacttattgaaaaggacaaatttgtgtaaaaatctactttttaaacttttttccacgtcttgaaaacttaaattttttgattcaAAAGTTTAtctaaacaaaaaaatagtaactacaaaaagaatttttgttttgtcaaaatacttaAGACGACCAGTGTATGTATTTCGTTCTTACTCACATTTTTTGGTGAAGAGCCATTATAACATaagtttttgcattttttacaatctattttttatttaataaagtaaatttaaaaaatatttgaactTTTCTTGAACGGTAGCCACGACTCCGGCCAAATGAGTGattcaaaaagaaaaacagCAATTTAATATAGATGAACGTATTTTTCgtataaattaaaacaattcTAAAATTGTTGTAAAGCGCGgatttaaacttaaaaaaaaatatttttgttaaaaagtTTCGTTGAATTATAAAAACTACGTGGCTTATTCAAATTGTTTTAATTCATACTGTAGCCACATGTTTGCTGAACCATATTTCATTAATATAAATGCGATCGGTCAAGTCGTTTTTTAGAAATCGTCGCTACCAGTTGAAAAAAAACGTGGTTCTCGCGTGTTGGGCATGAACGCCCACATCTGTGGcgtttttaactgaaatgtattggtttcatcaatacctatcgattgaccttaACAAAAGCGCccagattttaaaaaatgaaatgtcCGAGTAAATTGAAATTGCTTTTATTGATCAATATCTATCTGAATGCTGAGAGTCGTACCAACCGCATTGTTACTTTAAAAGTCATGACTAACTAAGTTAAACGCTGCCATCCACTGTTTGGCGCTGGCGTGGGTGGCTTTGGAGTATTactttaattgaattttaaaacataCTAACGAGTATCTGGTAGTCGAGGCATTCgtctatacatttttttttcttgttttctgaaaaattaaattttttgggAATCCGAAAAGTCCGACAGAAATAGCTTAGAGTGGAAGTGGGGTGTGCTTCTATTGTGCATCAATTTCAACTCTACACGTGTTCTAGACTAATTTAAGCGCTAAGctactctacgagtaaagaGTAAAAAACAATGAAAATGCATGTTGTATAACGCAGTTTTAACAAATCAACGAAATGTTTTCAGCCAAGTGGATATCAAGGAGCGTCCAATCAACAATCCCGATTAAATCAGTGGAAGCTTCCAGTATTAGACAAGGACATCAACTCTGACAGCACGGAATTTTCCCGTGCTCCGGGTGCAACTAAACAAAATTTAACGAGCAACTCAAGCAACATAAGCTCTTTGGGCCTACAGAACGATAGgtatgtaaaaataaaaaataaataataaaaacaagaagaaTGAAGAATTGCCAAAAAAGCTAGGACTAAATTTAGAAATGTTCGCTTAAGAAAATAGCTCCCTATTgtaacaaaaaataaacaatttcTAGAAAACAGAATTTCATTAATAGGTATTGCATATAACTCTGATAGCCATATTATTAGTGTTTTTGCTCACTTTGTTTTAAACGTATAATCATTTCGTGTAAtcattttgtttaaaatggaTTCAATTGCTAAAAAAAGTTCAATGTAATATTGCAGCTAAATTCTATCTCTCGTCTAGAAGAGTTCAGTAAGATTTTAACCTTCAAGAATATGGTATTTTCACGATTTTCTTACAACTGTCACTGTAACTATAAAAGTTTCCGGTTTCGGGTTATAAATCTAGAGGTGTAATACAGCGGTCGGCAGCCGTTCATTAAGGGAGCAAAGCCTCTGCTGTCTGGTACAGCGTACCTCATCGGCTGGCACGCACACATCGATGTGTTGCCTCGAGCAAATTACTCGCACaaataagaaacaaaattACATCGTATTGTGTGCCGACCGCTGCTATATACGAGGGCTGCTATATAAGTTTCTGGCCAAGGTCACTTTTAGCCATATTAAAACCATTTGGCCTTTTCTCAAAAGGCGTTTGTAAGATCGTCACAGGTGACGAGTAATGGACTTATGCTTATAAGCCCGAAACAGCAATCGATCGTGTGGGTCTTTAAAGACCAGACAaaaatcttgtttttggatTTACCTTTAAATGGAGTTTCGttttaacaattttaatatatacgtatatattttaaaataataattactGTATTCATTGTAACATTTTGTCATCGAATTTTATAGTACATGGTCAACAGGACGCAACATTGGGGATGGTTGGCCAGATCCCTCATCTGATAACGAGAATAAAGACTGGTCAGTTGCACAGCCAACTTCAGCAGCAACTGCTTACACGGACTTGGTCCAAGAGTTCGAGCCAGGCAAGCCATGGAAGGTAAAACTTTTCAATTCCACAAAACCGAAACATATCCAAGCAGAAATTTGTTCTTAAGGGTTCTCAGATCAAAAGCATAGAAGACGATCCCAGTATTACTCCTGGAAGCGTTGCTAGATCTCCACTATCCATTAATTCGACGCCAAAAGATGCTGACATATTTGCCAATACTGGCAAAAACTCACCGACTGATTTGCCGCCACTAAGTTTATCGTCGTCTACATGGAGTTTTAATCCCAACCAAAATTTCCCAAGGTAGTTTAAAAGTGTTAGTAGTGTAacaaaatactaaaattattatttttataaacggTCTAGTTGGTCTGACAACAGTCAGCAATGTGCCGCCACTTCTGAGCTTTGGACAAGCCCCCTAAATAAATCGTCATCTCGAGGTCCCCCGCCTGGATTGACTGCCAATTCAAATAAATCTGGTAACGGTGGAAATAGTAGTACGTCAACACCATCTAATATTACCGGCGGTGCTAATGGTTGGCTACAGGCTAGAAGTGGTGGTGTTCAAACGACAAATTCAACTTGGACTGGTGGTAATACTTCTTGGGGCTCTAGTTGGTTGCTTCTTAAAAATCTAACAGCTCAGGTATGTTTAAATACTCAGATACATTTTTACATAAAAAAATACGtggtttttatatataaatattttacatgaGGGGTCCACAATTGTATGGACATTCGTATTATCGTAGTATTATATTTATGCTGTGGtcagcataaaaattttgggcgaaCAGGCTACCTTACAGGGTCCATACGATGGAATAGGTACGAATTTGATGTTTTTCAGCTATTTGCCTATATTTCGTTCATCAATttgtacatattttaattatatgctTTCGGTTTCCTTTAGGTTACAAGACTAAAACAACATAAATAGGCAGCCATAGCTACTCAGGCTTTAGGTTTGTTAGGTTtgttaaatgtttaataatttaCATTTATCTGAAATGTAGGAGTTTACCTCAAAAATTCTGCAAATGAATTTGCCGAAGTTTTATTGTCGAATACTAAAAAATCGGAGTTTTTATTGAGTTTTTACTGAAAACATTTGATAGCTAGagtatttattaattattatttattaaatgtaATTATAAATAGATACAAATTTTAAGTAAAACGCCAATATTAGAATGCAAGAACATTATTTTGATAAACAGGAATTCCCTGGTGGCAAACACAGTTATTTAATTCTATAACAGATCAAACAATAATTTAACTTTCAATTGGCAAAATAATCATTAGTTTCAACAAAATCCTAccatttctttttaatttattgcgCCTTCCTCGTTTTCTTTAGAAGCTGACATGTCAAAGTTATAGTAACATCTCAAGAAATTCATTTGCACAGTTGTGACAGAACGATATTATTCACCCATAATTTAATTTGGTGTAAAACGAGACATCTCATATAATCATTTATGAAGAGTAAAACTTTCGCTTTCACTCGCTTTCAGCTAGAGCACTAAAGTGTTGTACACTAATATTTGAGTTACGGAAAACACAGAATGTTGCAGTATGTTTAAGTGCGGTATATTTGAGTGCTGTGCACAACTGAACAGTACTGTCGAGTGAGTAATGGCTGCATTTTTGCAGGTCTCTAGGTAACTCGGTTTGTTCAGATGTTGCCTTGGTCTGTTCTGGTCTCTGTTTAGATGCTCACTTACAAGATCAGTTCTTGTCCACTACGGGGAGCAATGGATCTCTTTTCGTTACTCAATTTGGCaactaaatttattttaacgGTCCGATCGGTATGATTGCGGATTGAGTatacttaaaaattttagctgaaataaaatgcaaaaataattgtataagatgtattatttttatacatcTTTGCACCCTTTCTGGTCAAAAATGACGGCCTTAAAAAAACACAATTTTAAGAGATTAATAAACACACATAATTTAGATAAGGGTCAGGCTGGGGGTATCCGAAATTTAATTACTTTCATTTAAACCATTAAGCTTTGTAATCGGATCATTTTTTGAAGAGAAGTCGGTTTTGACTTGTTTTATTTGTGGCATAATTATGTTAGAGCAAAAACAGtctctaaaaataaaactcaaaAATAATGTGTAACTTAGGTTCCTGTTATATACTGAGTGGCAATGCCTTGCAATGTCATAGATCATTTTCTTTCAAATATTAcctataaaattaaaaatatatctttttatattttcaacatttttaGATTGATGGTTCTACCTTACGCACATTATGTATGCAGCATGGCCCTCTTGTTAGCTTTCACCTATATTTGAACCAAGGAATTGccttatgtaaatatacaacTCGAGAGGAGGCGAACAAAGCGCAAATGGCGTTAAACAACTGTGTTCTCGCCAACACCACAATATTTGCTGAATCTCCAAGCGAGAACGAGGTGCAGAACATAATGCAGCACTTACCACAAACAACTTCATCTGCAAGCTCTACTGGAACTAGTGCTGGTAACGGCGGAGGAGTCGGCACTCCATCCAATAGTGGGGCCAGTAGCTCGGGAGCTAGTCTATCCGGAAACAGTAGCAACGGCAACGGTAACGGAAGCAGCAGCGGCAGTGGTGGCGGCACCGGCAATAATGGCAACAACAGTGGAAACAGCAGTTGCACCGGCGGCAGCAACCCAAACACCAGTGTGGCAAATTCGAATCTACTTAATTCTAGTGGAGGGTCCGTTTCAAATTCATCCGGTGGTGCTGCTAGCTCTGGTACGGGTTCTGCAGTAAGTGGAACAGCGAGTGGTAATACCATTAATGGTGGACCGGCAAACAATGCTGGCTCAAAGACTAATGCAAGCAATGTAACTATAACTGGTGGTCAGTCTAGCGCTTCAAGCCTAACTAATAGCACCAACTCAACATGGCGTCAAACTAGCCAAAACCAAGCTCTTCAGGGTCAAAGCAGGCCATCAGGCAGAGAAGCTGACTTTGATTATATATCTCTCGTTTATTCCATTGTTGATGATTAAAAGATCAATGACCAGTTCCATTGGTCATTGGCCATTGACTATCGCATTCTGTGACTCAAGACACACACCCAAAAGCTTCAAATGATTCGATACTAAGTATGTATGGAAAGCAAGACCATGTTGTGAGGAATATAAAAGTGGATCGACTGATAGACGAATGGACTTAGAATTTTGTATGCCCGTAGATTTATTTTTCTTCATCGTTCATAGATCTAAACTTGTATATGTAAGTTTAAATTTAAtcaatataaaacaaaaacaaacatccGACATatagatatacatatatatgatGTCAAAAAATGCTATACTTGATGGTTTGCTACAACAAAAAAAGCATACCTTCCTATTTAAGTAAAAGTGTTTTGACTCTGGCGCCCATAGCTTATCTTGGGAAACGGGGAAAAATTTCAACGGTGTATATGTGTGCATGGTAAAATATACtgtaataaatattatgtATTGCAACATCTATgcatatatttatggaaaatttaaattttcagtaaCGACTGAAATCGTGTGTCGGTAGCATTAAGGGACAAAGTCTAGTGTAATTATCTAATTTCAAGCCTTTGATGTCCAAGTTTGACATAGAGACAACATATACtagatacatatatatgtatatctttTGTGTACATAGATATATGTTAGGGCTACGTCCTATTTTGCTGCTTGTGCATATCGATCAAATGCCTACTATTCATGAGTGTTTTTGTGTTTCCAGTAAGGAAAAATACCTGTGTTATATTCATTATAGGAAGTTATAATCTAATTACGGTTTTGCTTTCATTAAAGCATTCCCACCGAAAAAATTCGGTTATACATTATAAAATCACAATAAAAATATCAATGAAGTTATTTATTGCCTTTGAGTATTGAGACATTTTTGTTAAGCGTGGGAACTAATTCTATTAATATATGTCTGTTTAGTATAAgtcatttaattttatgaaaACTTAAATATGTTTAAGAAGTATTGTCTCGTTTACTGTATTGCATGCGGACCCATGCTCTAAATTGATTGGATAAGTGGGAGGCACTTTTGGTAGTGTCGCTAGTGAAAGAAATATATAGATTTTACAAATCGTTGGAAATGCGACAGTCCGAACATTCAATCAAGCgtaaaatatttcattttgttttgattagcTTAGTGAACAGTCGATTAAAAGGTGGACAAAGGAACATATTCCCGCGAAATTTCGTTCTGTAGATTTTCACATATTTTGGCCGATGTGGTTTCCACTTAAGTAGAAAAAAACAATGTATGACAAATGACAACAGTAATTTCTTAGCTTCGACGGATCGAAAACGAACATTTTTTGAGTGGGCTCGAGGCTGatgataaaaaataaaacaatggaatgaacatttttcatcG
This genomic stretch from Drosophila suzukii chromosome 4, CBGP_Dsuzu_IsoJpt1.0, whole genome shotgun sequence harbors:
- the gw gene encoding protein Gawky isoform X2 translates to MREALFSQDGWGCQHVNQDTNWEVPSSPEPTNKDAAGPPMWKPSINNGTDLWESNLRNGGQPTAQQVPKPSWGHTPSSNLGGTWGEDDDGADSSSVWTGGSVSNAGSGSAVGVNQGGVNVGPGGVVSSGGPQWGQGVVGVGLGSTGGNGSSNLSGSTGVVAGGSGNSSNTGNGWGDPREIRPLAGGGSMDIRNVDHRGGNGSGGTSSDPRDIRMIDPRDPIRGDPRGISGRLNGTSEMWGHHPQMSHNQIQNMNKMVGQSVATASTNVGGTSGPGIGPGGPGPGPVSSSIPTQWGPSQAVGVGVSGPKDISKQISGWEEPSPPPQRRSIPNYDDGTSLWGQQTRVPGASGHWKDMTDSIGRGGHLMRGQNQSGGIGIAGVGNSNVPVGANPNNPMNSVVGPQARLPSVGGVQHKPDGGAMWVHSNNVSGRNNVAAVNTWGDDTHNVSVGAPSGGGVSSNNWVDDKSNATLAQNSWSDAAPVGVGWGNKQSKLPATSTSSGWSTGAGVGVVDGVDLGSEWNSHGGLIGKSQQQQKLAGLNVGMVSVINAEMIKQSKQYRILVENGFKKEDVERALVTSNMNIEEAADMLRTNSSLAMDGWRRHDESSLGSYSDHTSSTSSGGFAGRYPVSSGQPSISFPHNNLMNNMGGTAVTGGGNNNASMTALQVQKYLNQGQHSVTVGPQNVGNTPAVSVGFGQNTSNAAVAAAASANIAANTNNQPSGQQIRMLGQQIQLAIHSGFISSQILTQPLTQTTLNLLNQLLSNIKHLQAAQQSLARGGNANPMAVNVAISKYKQQIQNLQNQINAQQAVYVKQQNMQPTSQQQQQPQQQQHPSVHLNNSGNDYLRGHDAINNLPSNFSELNINKPSGYQGASNQQSRLNQWKLPVLDKDINSDSTEFSRAPGATKQNLTSNSSNISSLGLQNDSTWSTGRNIGDGWPDPSSDNENKDWSVAQPTSAATAYTDLVQEFEPGKPWKIKSIEDDPSITPGSVARSPLSINSTPKDADIFANTGKNSPTDLPPLSLSSSTWSFNPNQNFPSWSDNSQQCAATSELWTSPLNKSSSRGPPPGLTANSNKSGNGGNSSTSTPSNITGGANGWLQARSGGVQTTNSTWTGGNTSWGSSWLLLKNLTAQIDGSTLRTLCMQHGPLVSFHLYLNQGIALCKYTTREEANKAQMALNNCVLANTTIFAESPSENEVQNIMQHLPQTTSSASSTGTSAGNGGGVGTPSNSGASSSGASLSGNSSNGNGNGSSSGSGGGTGNNGNNSGNSSCTGGSNPNTSVANSNLLNSSGGSVSNSSGGAASSGTGSAVSGTASGNTINGGPANNAGSKTNASNVTITGGQSSASSLTNSTNSTWRQTSQNQALQGQSRPSGREADFDYISLVYSIVDD